The Methanoculleus taiwanensis nucleotide sequence ACCGACCGTCAGAAGGAAGTTTTGCGATACCGCAGGAAGGGTCTCACCCAGCAGCAGATTGCCGAGATCATCAGAACCTCGAAGGCAAATGTCTGCACCATCGAAAAAGCTGCTCTTGAGAATATCTCACGTGCACGGGAGACGATAGAGTTTCTCTATACGCTCGATGCGGCGCACCTCTGTACTCTCAAGGCGGGCACGGACCTCTTAAAGACTCCGGAGATCATCTACGACGAAGCCGAAAAGGTGGGTATCAAAGTCAAGTACGATACTATCTCCCTCATCAACAGGCTCCGCGACTCGAACCCCGAGCGGTTCAGAGCCCGGTACATCCGCGAGGACGTTGAGGTCTACATCAACGAAGACGGTGAACTCTACTTCGGATGATCCGACAGTTTCATCCATGAGGGGTAAGAAGAGCGCATCGGGATGAACGGTGGCAGGAGATCATGCCGTTTCGGAAAGATCCGGTGTCGGATTGATATGGGATGCTGCCCCTCCCTGCAGCCCGGAGCAGATTGCCCGGGAACTTTCTCTTTCTGCAGAATTTATGCACGATCCGATAAGAAGGTTTATATCTGATTTGCGGCTAAATTTAAGAAACCGCTCTGAGATGCGCCGTTCTTTATCGTCGATGAAACAAGGTTGTATAAGCCTTGGATTGCCACGATCTCGCGGCTCCTCCATTGTTGGCTGGAGCTTGAGGTGCGGCGGCGTGTCACAGACAACGCGGGTGACAAAACCACATGGTCGAACCCTCCTTGCGGAGGGCGATGTCGAGAAGGAGTTGTGCTCCGGCACAACGGGTTGACAGAAGCTGGATCTGACCGAGGTGACGGGCGAACGCTCAGTGCAGCGAGCCCACTTCCGGACGCTTTCCGGAAACGCCGGGGGGTCAGGATCTATTCGAGAAGACTGGATAATCTGGTGCACGCCAGGAAGAGGAGTCTGCCTCTACCCTATGGGTTGCGGCCGTTTTCCGGTGGAGATCTCCATCGGCGGTGTATGCCCGGGTACGGGGGCAGACGCTACAGTCGGATACCGTTCCCTTCCACGCCATGCTGCTTCGGGGCCATATGCGCCCTGTGCAGCATCGATGTCACGCCCCTAGCGGGTTCGCCGACATTCAACTGACGATCTGCCGACCTGCTCGGCAGCATCGATGCATCCTCTCGGGGGGTTTTTGAAAACCTTCCGGGGCTGCTCGGACTGATCCGGGACGCTGAGGCGGTTTGTCTCCAGGGTTCCCGGTTCGGTGCATCACAATACAACGCACGAAGGGTTGATAGAAACATGCCGAAGATAAACAGGCCACGCAGAGGATCCCTCGCATACAGTCCCAGAAAGCGTGCAAAGAGCCCGGTTCCGAAGTACGGTGCCTGGCCCGAGTACAACGGGACCCCGATGGTGCAGGGATTTGCCGGGTACAAAGTTGGTATGACTCACCTTGTCATGGTGGACGACCATAAGAACAGTCCTACCGAAGGCAAAGATGTGACGGTACCGGTGACGGTTATTGAAGTACCCCCCATGAAAGTGGCGGGTGTACGTGCTTACACGAGCGATACATACGGCAAGCACGCGCTGACCGAGGCCTGGTCCGACTCTCTCGACGAGGAGCTCGGCCGCCGGATCAACATGCCGAAGAACCACGATCGCGCCGCCGCTATCGACGCCATGAAGGCAGCGGTCGAGGCGGGCAAGGTCGTTGAGATCTATGCTCTGGCATATACGCAGCCCTCCGGGCTCACCGGTGTTCCGAAGAAAGTGCCCGACCTTATGGAGATGCGGATCTCCGGAGGCAGCATTGCGGATCAGCTCGCCTATGCGACCGATCTCCTCGGTAAAGAGGTCGGCATCTCCGGGATCATCGAGACCGGTGCATTCGTCGACGTCACCGCCATCACCACCGGAAAGGGTACCCAGGGTCCGGTTAAGCGCTGGGGCATCCAGGTGCGCAAGCGCAAACACTCCCGCGGCGGCAAGAAGCGCCATATTGGAAACCTTGGGCCGTGGACACCACACCACGTCCGGTGGCAGGTTCCCCAGATGGGTCAGTGCGGCTACCACCAGCGGACCGAGTTCAACAAGCGCATCCTGAAAGTAGGCAACAACGGCGATGAGATCACGCCTGCAGGGGGTTTCCTCCACTATGGTATGGTTCGCGGCCCGTACGTCCTTGTCAAGGGATCGGTTCCCGGACCGACAAAGCGGCTTGTACGGCTGAGATCTGCAATCCGGCAGGGTGAGCATGCGGCACGGACGCCGGCGATCAACTTCGTCAGTGTCCAGAGCAAGCAGGGGTGACGCGTCAATGAAGGCATACATTAGAACACTGAAGGGAGAGCGTGCAGAGGATATCGATCTTCCTAGCGTCTTCGCGGAAGAGTACAGACCAGACCTGATTAAGCGGGCAGTTCTTGCACTCCAGAGCACCCGGTTCCAGCCGCACGGAACGAATCCGTATGCCGGCCTCCGGACATCTGCAGCATCCTGGGGAAGCGGCCGTGGTGTCGCCCAGGTTCCGAGGCTGAAGAACGGTAGCAGGGTTGCCCGGATTCCACAGGCTGTGGGAGGACGAGCGGCTCACCCGCCGAAGGTCGAGAAGATCCTCGTCAAGCAGATAAACCAGAAAGAGAAACAGAAGGCTCTTCGCTCTGCTATTGCAGCTACAGTCTGTACCGACCTCGTTCGCGAGCGCGGGCACCTGTTCGAGGGAGACCTCCCGCTGGTTCTCGAAGACCAGTTTGAAGGACTCACCCGCACGAGCGATGTCATTGCAGCCCTCACCGCCGTTGGTATCTACGCCGATGTCGAGCGCGCAAAGAGCAGCAAGAAGGTCAGGGCAGGCCGGGGTACCATGCGTGGCCGCCGCTACAAGCAGCGAAAGAGTGTCCTGATCGTCACGGGAGACCAGCCGCTCCGCGCCGCCCGGAACCTTGCCGGTGTCGACTCCGTCACAGTGAACCAGCTGAACACGGAACTCTTAGCACCCGGCACCCAGGCAGGCCGCCTGACTCTCTGGACGGCTTCCGCCCTGCGGAAACTGGAGGGATACTAAATGGTACTGAAACATCCGTTTGTCACTGAAAAAGCGACGATGATGCTTGAGAACGAGAGCAAACTTCAGTTTCTGGTAAAAAACGACGCATCCAAGCAGGATATCAAGCGCGATCTTGAGAAGTCGTTCGGAAAGGAAGTCACGCAGGTTCGGACGATGATGACCATGAAGGGCCGGAAGAAGGCCATCGTGAGTTTTGCGGACGAAAAAGCCGCTGAAGAGATTCTCAGCCGGCTTGGCATAATGTAAAGGTGAGTGGCAATGGCACATCGAATTATTGCACAGAGCCGTGGTAAGGGCGGCCCGACATACCGGGCGCCTTCGCACCGGTATAAAGCTGCCCTGCGGCACCTGGGATCCAACACCATAACCGTAAAAGGGCGCGTCATCGACATCGAACACGATCCGGCACGCCACACACCGATTGCCCTGGTGAAACTCGAGAGCGGGAGCAAGGAGTACATGCTCGTTACCGAGGGTCTCGGCGTCGGTGACGAGGTAGCCTGGGGTGCTGATGTTGAGATGAAGAATGGAAATACGCTGCCGCTTCGGTCGATCCCGGTCGGGGCGTACGTCTGCAACATCGAGGCACGGCCGAACGACGGTGGCAAATTTGTTCGTTCGAGCGGTGTTCAGGCACTCATCATCGGTAAGTCCGACGACGGCAGAGTCGGCGTTCGGATGCCGAGCGGGAAGAACAAGTGGTTCAACGGTGTCTGCATGGCGACGGTCGGTATCGTTGCCGGTGGCGGACGAAGTGAAAAGCCGTTCGTCAAGGCAGGTAAGAAGCACCACCACGTCAAGTCCTCCGCAGAGAAGTGGCCGCGCGTGAAAGGTGTCTGCATGAACGTCATCGACCACCCGTTCGGTGGCGGTGGCCACCAGCACTGCGGCCGGCCGAAGACCGTTGCACGCGGTACCTCCCCGGGAAGAAAGGTCGGATCGATCGCCGCCCGGAGAACCGGCAAGTGGAAGAAGTGAGGGGTGTAGAGTATGGCAAAGAAGACACAGAAGAGATTACCGAGACGGCGGGAGGAGTTCACCTACCGCGGTCTCTCTATCGAGGATCTGCAGGGTATGGGCATCTCGGAACTGATGCCCCTCATGCCCTCCCGTGCCCGCCGGAAGTTCGAGCGTGGTTTCTCGAAGGGGCATGAAAAGCTCCTCTCCGAGATCCGGGCCGGCGATGAGAATATCCGGACGCACCTTCGGGACATGGTTATCATCCCCGAGATGATTGGAAAGACGATTGAGGTCTATAACGGAAAGGATTTCGTGAAAGTAGAGATCCAGCCCGAGGCCGTCTTCCACTACCTCGGTGAATTCGCACTGACCCGCAGGAGAGTTTCGCACGGTAGTGCCGGTATCGGTGCAACCCGGTCGAGTAAGTATGTACCGTTGAAGTGATGGCTATGGCAAGGACGGATTATTCGGTTCAGGAAAAGGGCGAGACCACTGCACGGGTAAAAGCAAACGAGCTGCCCGTATCGCCCAAGCACTCCATTGAGATTGCCAGGTTCATCAAGAACAGGAACACTGTCGAAGCGCGGGCATACCTCGCTGACGTTGTGGCGCTGAAGAAGGCGATCCCCTTCAAGCGGTTCAACCGGAACGTCGCCCACAAGCGCGGTCTTGACAAGTGGGACGGCGGCCGTTACCCCGTGAAGGCGGCAACGGCATACATCAAGCTGCTCGAGTCGGTCGAGAAGAACGCCGAGTACATCGGCCTTGATGCAACGAAGCTCGTCATCACCCATGCCGCTGCAAACCGGGGTCGTGGGTTTAAGGCCTTCTTCCCCCGTGCGATGGGTCGCGCGACCCCGAAGCGCCGGGAGACCGTGAACATCGAACTCATCGTCACCGAGGTGGAGTGATGGCAGTAGAGAAGAAATTCATCAGTGACGGCGTTCGTAAGGTCTGTGTGGAGAAGTACTTCGCACACGAGCTGAAGCGCGCCGGCTATGGCGGTATGGATATTACCCGGACGCCTCTCGGCACCCAGGTGACTATCTGGGCAGAGAAGCCCGGTATCGTTATCGGGAAGGGCGGAAAGCAGGTGCGCCAGATCACCCAGGATCTCGCCACCGAGTACGGTATCGAGTCGCCGCAGGTGGAAGTTCAGCAGGTGCAGAACCCGAACTTCAACGCACAGATCATGGCCGAACGCCTGGCAAACGCCCTCGAGCGTGGCTGGTACTTCAGAAAGGCCGGTCAGAGCACTATCCGGCGCGTCATGGATGCAGGAGCGCTCGGTTGCGAGGTCATCATCGCCGGTAAGCTGACCGGTGCCCGTGCCCGGACACAGAAGTTCGTCGAGGGCTACATCAAGCACTGCGGCGAACCGAGTGAGACCATCGTCGAGAAGGGTTACGCAATCGCCATCAAGAAACTCGGTCTTATCGGCGTACAGGTCAAGATCGTGCCTCCGGATGCACGTATGCCCGACACTTTCGAGGTTCTTCCTCCTACCAAGAAGAAGACTCCCGAGCCGGTCGTTGAGGTCGAGGAAGTCGGCGACGAGTTTGAGGAAGAACTTGTAGAGTCCATCGAGGACGTGTACATGGAGGAGAGATAGATGGCAATCTTTCGAGCAGAGGAAGTGCACCAGCTCTCCGATGTCGAACTCCAGGAACAGGGGCAGAAGCTGCAGCTCGAGCTCGTGCAGGAGCGCGGCAAGGTCAGCGCTGGTGGTGCCACGGAGAACCCCGGACGGATACGTGAGATCAGGAGAACGATTGCACGTATCAAGACCGAGCAGAACAGCAGGAGAAGGGCATGATCTCTCCCCAGAACGTTCTTCGGCACGAGCTCATCGGCATGAACGTTCTGGTAGTCGGCGCCAGTAACAAAAGCCTCGTCGGTCTTTCCGGCAGGATCATCGATGAAACCCGGAACACGCTGGTCATCGCGACCGAGCGTGGAGAAAAGCGGATCCAGAAGAGATACAGCATCCTTCAGATCCGCCTTCCCGGGGGAGATCTCGTAGAGATCGACGCTTCAACACTGGTGTCGCAGCCTGATAAACGCATTACAATGCGCATGAAACTATAAGAGGGTGAACGATGGCAAAAGATATTGGATTGAACGTCCCGGTCCCGGAGAAGGATTGCGGCGACGTGAATTGTCCGTTTCACGGCAGTTTGCCGGTACGCGGCCAGGTGATTACCGGCAAAGTCGTGAGCGATCGTATGAACGGCACGGTCGTAGTGGAGCGTGACTACCTGCACTACGTCAAGAAATACAAACGATACGAAAAGCGCAGTTCGAAACTTCACGCTCACAGCACGCCGTGTATCAATGCGGCTATCGGTGATATGGTGAAGATTGCCGAATGCAGGCCGCTTTCCAAGACGAAGACCTTCGTTGTTGTCGAGGTGCTGAAGGAATGAAGGCGAAGCAGTCGACTATCCCGCGGGCGCTGAACACCGGTTCGAGGATGGTCTGTGCAGACAATACCGGAGCCCGTATGGTACAGGTCATCTCTGTCGACCGGTTCCACGGTGTCCGGCGGAGGCAGCCGTGCCTCGGCATCGGCGACCTTGCAACGGTGACCGTCAAGAAGGGCACTCCCGAGATGCGCCGGAAACTTGAAAAAGCGGTCGTCATCAGGCAGAGGAAAGAGATGCGCCGTCCGAACGGTCTCCGGGTCTCGTTCGAGGATAACGCAATGGTTATCGTGAACGAGCGCGGCGAGCCCAAAGGAACCGAGATCAAAGGTCCCGTCCCCCGTGAGGTGGCGGAACGTTTCCCGAAGATCGCCTCCATGGCGACGATCATTGTATGAGGTGCGGCTAATGGTTCGCGTAATCAGTAAACAACCCAGAAAACAGCGCAAAGCACGCTATACCGCACCCATTCATCAGAAGGGACGGTTCCTTTCCGCTTCGCTTGCTCCGGCTCTCCGGGAGAAGTACAGCACCCGCCGGACCCGGGTCGTCACGGGAGATACCGTCAAGGTCTTCCGCGGCGATTTTGCCGGCGAAGAGGGCATTGTCGACGGAGTCGATATGAACAAGTGCAAACTGCTTGTGCACGGTGTGATGGTGACCAAGGCCGACGGAACCGAGGTTCCGCGTCCGGTCGATCCCTCAAACGTGCAGATCACGAAGCTCAACCTCAAGGACAAACTGCGTGAGACGAGACTTGGGGAGGGTAAATAATGTCGAAGCATCTGAAGCGTCTGGTGGCACCCGACTCCTGGCATATTCCAAAGAAAGTAAAGAAATTCGTATCGAAGACGGCTCCGGGCCCGCACAACGCACAGGCGATGCCGATCGGTGTCTGGCTCCGGGAGCACGCGAAGCTCGCCAACAATATGAAAGAGGTCAAGCAGATCCTCTCGCAGCGCGCCGTCATCGTGAACGGTAAGCCTGTCTCTGACCCGAAGCTCGGTATCGGGGTCTTTGATATTATCGCGATCCCGAAGATCGGCCGGTACTACCGGATTCAGCTCGACATGCGCGGCAGGCTGGTCTCCGTCGAGATCCCCGAGGAAGCGGCACAGGCCCGTCTCTGCAGAATCCGTGACAAGACGATCGTCAGGGGCGGCAAAGTGCAGCTCAACCTCAACTACGGTGCTAACGTCATCGCCGACAACACCTACAAGCCGAAGGACTCGATTGTCCTCACGCTCGGCGGCGAGAACCGTTTCACGATCACGGATCACTTCCCCTTCGCGATCGGCAACACGGCCATGATCATCGGTGGACGCCACTCCGGCAAGATCGGCACCGTCGTCGAGATCACGAAGACCCCGAGCAGTGTTCCAAACCGCGTGACACTCGAGGACACGGGGTCGAACACCCGGTTCGACACCATCGAAGAGTACATCTTCATGGTCGGCAAGTCCGGATATGTCCCCGGCGAACTGAAGCTGGAGGCTGAAGAATGACCGCAATGCAGGATATCTATATCGATAAGGTCATTGTTCACATGGGCGTCGGCGAGAGCGGCGAGCGACTGGTGAAAGCTGAAGATATCGTAAAAGCTATCACCGGCCAGAAACCCGTCCGCACCATCGCAAAGAGAACGCAGCCGGCGTTCGGTATCAGGAAGGGCGCTCCGATCGGGTGCAAGGTCACCCTCCGGAGAAAGACCGCAGAGTCGTTCGTAGAGACCGCTCTCGCCATTATCGAGCGGAACCTTGCCACATCGCAGTTCGACCGGACGGGCAACGTCTCTTTCGGTATCGAAGAGCACACCGACTTTCCGGGTATGAGCTACGATCCGACGATCGGTATCTACGGCATGGACATCAATGTCGTGCTTGAGCGCAAGGGCGTTCGGATCGCACGAAGATCCGTTGAACGGCGAAAGCTCCCGGCCAAGCAGAAGGTAAGCAAGGACGAAGCGATAGCGTTCATGCGTGAGCGCTACCAGGTGGAGGTGTAATACAATGGCAGAACAGAAGACAAACACCCCCGAAGGAAGTTCTGTAAAGAAGTTCGGCCGTGGTGCGAACGAGTGCCGGATCTGCGCACGAAAGCAGGGTCTCGTACGCCGGTACAATATCTACTTCTGCCGCCAGTGCTTCCGCGAGTGGGCATCGAAGATGGGCTTTAAGAAGATGAACTGAGGGATGCGAATATGGCACGATTAAATCCAATTGCCGACGCGATGTGCAGCATCAAGAACGCCGGTGATGTAGGTAAGAGCGAAGTATACATCGAACCGGCCAGCAAACTCCTCGGCGCAATGCTGCGCATCATGGAGGAGAAGAACTATATCGCCGGCTTCGAGTTCATCGAGGACGGACGTGGCGGTCAGTTCCGCGTCCAGCTTCGTGGTACCATCAACAAATGCGGTGCAGTCTCGCAGCGGTTTGCAGTGGGTCTCGATGAGATGGAATACTGGGAGTCGCAGTTTCTCCCTGCCAAGAACTTCGGCATTCTCATCGTCTCCACGTCACGCGGCGTCATGTCTCACGAACAGGCACGGGCCGAAGGTATCGGCGGTCAGCTGTTGGGATACGTCTACTAGAGGGAGTTGCAGAGATGGGAATCACAAGAACTGTTGAGATCCCGGGCGACGTGACTGTCACCCTCGAAGGGACGATCCTGAAGGTCTCCGGTCCGAAAGGCAGCAACGAGCGCGATATGCGGTACCCGCAGATCAAGATCGTGATTGAGAACGACGAACTCGTCATCTCCACGCGCTCCGACAAGAAGCAGTTCCTCGCAATGTGCGGAACGATTGCAGCACATTCGAAGAACATGATCCGGGGTGTCCGGGAGGGCTTTGAGTACAACATGAAAGTGGTGTACAGCCATTTCCCGATCCAGATGAAACTGCAGAACGATCGCCTTGAGATCAACAACTTCCTTGGCGAGAAGCAGCCCCGTATCGCGAAGATCGTTCCGGGCGTGACCGTGAAGGTCGGCAACGACGAGGTCACCGTGAGCGGCATCGACAAGGAGAAGGTAGGTAACACTGCAGCGAATATCGAGCACGCCACCAGGATCACCAAGCGCGATCCCCGCGTGTTCCAGGATGGTATCTATATCATCGAGAAGGCGTGATGGAGATGGAAGAGAGGAAGAGATTAATCCGTGTCCGTTCACAGCACAACAAGCCGAGCTTCAAGCGCAGAGGCCTTGCGCAGAAGAAGCAGCTTGAGGACACATGGAGACGCCCGCGCGGTCTGCACAACAAGCAGCGGAGACAGTTCAAGGCCAAGGGAGCAATCCCTCAGGCAGGATACGGAAGCCCTGCTGCGGTACGCGGATTCCACCCGAGCGGATACGAAGAAGTACTGGTCTTTGCTCCGAGCGAACTTGCCGGAGTGAACCCGGAGACCCAGGCCGTCAGGATCGGCGGAACGGTCGGCGGGAGAAAGCGCGTGATCATCCAGGAGCAGGCACTCAGACTCGGCCTGAAAGTCCTGAACGCAAAGGCAGTCACTGCCCCGGAGACGGAGTCTGCACCCGAGGTGAGCGAGAATGAGTGATCTCGCCAACCAGAAGCGGATCTCCGCTTCGATCCTGAAGTGCGGTCTGAACCGCGTGTGGCTCGACCCCGAGCGGATGGCGGACATTGAGGCTGCAATCTCCCGTGATGACCTGCGTGGTCTCATCGACGAGGGCGCGATCAAGGCACGGCGCGTGAAAGGAAACAGCCGTGGCAGGGCACGCGAGACGATCGCCAAGAGGGCATACGGTCACCGTAAGGGCCCCGGGTCGAGAAAGGGTGCCGCAGGCGCCCGTAACCCGAGCAAACGCGTCTGGATCCGTAAGATCCGTGCACAGCGCCGGGTACTCCGCGAGATGCGGGACGACGGAACCATCGAGCGCCCCCTGTATCGTCTGATGTACCGGCGATCTTCGGGTGGTCAGTTCCGGAGCGTTGCACACCTGAAAGCACAGGTGGAACTCCAGGCTGGGAGGATGAAATAATGGCAACCGGACCAAGATACTTTGTTCCCTTCCGCAGGAGAAAGGAAGGGAAAACCGACTACTACAAACGTATGAACCTCCTGGTCGCCGATGCACCCCGCATGGTCGTCCGGAAGACGAACCGCCAGATCATCGTGCAGCTGGTCGTCCCTGAGATGATCGGCGACAAGACGCTGGTCGCGGCGTACTCGAGCGAGCTTGCTGCATACGGGTATGAGGGTTCGACGTCGAACACGCCCGCAGCATACCTCACCGGAATGCTCTTTGCCGCAAAGGCACTGAACGCAGGATACGACGAGGCAATCCTGGATATCGGCCTGCACAGGGCAAAACCCGGCGCACGGGTCTTTGCCGCACTGAAAGGTGCGGTCGACGCCGGGCTTGAGGTACCGTACGGGGAGTCCATTCTTCCCGACGAGAGCCGCCTCAAAGGTACCCATATCGCGGAGTATGCTCCCGAAAGGGCCGGGAATTTAGTTGAGAACGTAGAAAAAGTGGCAGATGCCATCATGAAGGAGCTGGCGTGATATGGCGTACGAACAGGTGGAATGGGTTCCGCTCACTGGTCTTGGCCGGGCTGTTGCCGCAGGCGAGATTACGAGCATCGATGAGGTGCTTGCGAGTGGCCATCCGATCAAGGAACCGCAGATCGTCGATGCACTGCTGCCCGACCTTGAGGATGAAGTGCTCGATATCAACATGGTGCAGCGGATGACCGATTCGGGTCGCCGTGTTAAGTTCCGTGCCGTAGTGGTCGTCGGCAACCGTAACGGATATGTCGGTTTCGGCCAGGGCAAGGACGCACAGGTCGGTAATGCAATCCAGAAAGCGATTGCAGATGCAAAACTCAATGTCCTGAAGGTCAGGAGAGGCTGTGGAAGCTGGGAGTGTGGCTGTGACCTCTCTCACTCCATCCCGGTTGAAGTAACGGGCAAAGCAGGCAGTGTCAAGGTGACGCTCAAACCGGCACCGCAGGGACTTGGTCTCGTGACCGGAGACATCTCAAAGAAGGTACTGCAGCTTGCAGGCATCAAGGATGTCTGGGCGTTTACCAAGGGACAGACCAGGACGACCATCAACTTTGCAAAGGCGACTTTCGAGGCGCTGAAGCAGACGAATATGGTACGGATCGGGGGTTTCGAATAATGTACGCAGTTGTTCAGGTACGTGGTGTCGTCAATACCGGACGCGAGATCAAGGACACGCTGAAGATGCTCCGTCTCCACCACATCAACCATTGTGTCATCGTTCCCGACACCCCGGCATACCTCGGTATGATCCGGAAGGTGAAGGACTTCGTCGCGTACGGCGAGGTTGACGCTGAGACGCTCGCTACCGTCCTGCGCACCCGTGGAAGACTCACCGGGGATCAGAAGCTGACCGACGAGTATATCCGGGAGAACACCCGGTTCGGCAGCATTGAAGAGTATGCGCAGGCACTCGTGAACGGAGATGCCGATATCAAGGACGTAGCTGAGATGAAGCCGGTGCTGAGACTGCATCCACCTCGAAAGGGCTATAAAACTATCAAGCGAACCTTTCAGCAGGGTGGGGCTCTCGGCTACTATGGCTGTGAGATCAACGATCTCCTCCACAAGATGAGGTGAGATGGGTGCCGGTAAATAAGAGATCCAAATACAGAGGCTCGCGGACCTGCGGAGGCGGAACGCACAAGAACAGGCGTGGCGCCGGAAACCGGGGAGGAAGAGGACGGGCAGGTCACCGTGACCACCGCTTCTCACACTTCCTTCTCTACGGCGAGTTGCACAACGGAAAGCACGGGTTCGTCTCGAAGACGGGTGTATCCGTGAACGCTCTCGATATCGGAGCTATCGACCAGATGGTGAGCGCACTCTTAGAGAGTGGTCTTGCGACGGAGGAGGGTGACCTCGTCACCATCGACGCCTCTGACATCGGTATCGAGAAGGTTCTCGGTGGCGGGAAAGTCACCAGAAAACTGAATATTTCTGCCGGAGCGTTCTCAGAACGTGCCAAGGCAAAGATTGAAGAGATGGGCGGTCAGGCAACCACCGCTTAACTAAATTTTTCCAGGTGAAAACATGGCGAGTCTGCTGGATAGACTTGAACCCTTGCTTGCAGCAATGCCTGCGGTCAAAAGTCCGGAGGGCCACGTTCACTTCAAAAATAAGTTGTTGTGGACGCTCGGGATTCTGCTCCTGTACTTTGTGCTGACAAATATCACTGTCTTCGGGCTCTCTCCTGAGTCACAAGATTTCTTCGCATTTTACCGAGCCCTGCTTGCCGGTGCGAGCGGTTCGCTCCTGCACCTCGGTATCGGGCCGATCGTCACCGCATCGATCGTGCTGCAGCTGCTCAAGGGTGCCGATATCCTGCAGATAGATACCAGTGAGGCGCGTGGGCAGGTCATGTACATGGGCCTGCAGAAGATGCTCATCCTTGTGATGATCGTTATCGAGGCCATCCCGATGATCGTCGGCGGTTCCATGCTCCCCGACCCTGCAGTCGCCATAGGGCTCTTCGGCGGTAATACGGCGATCGTTTCGCTCCTGATATTCATCCAGATCTGCATCGGCGGAGTGCTGGTTATGTTCATGGACGAGGTGGTCACCAAGTGGGGTGTCGGTTCCGGTGTGGGTCTCTTCATCGTCGCCGGTGTCTCGGAGGGTCTCGTGAACGGGTTCTTAAACTGGGAGGCAGTGAGCGATCAATTCCCGGTCGGATTCTTCCCGAGGCTCTTCTCCATCGCTATGGAAGGTGGAAACTTCCTCGAGTACTTCGGGACGGATGTCCTCGCCCTCATCACGACCCTCGCGAT carries:
- a CDS encoding 30S ribosomal protein S4e, which gives rise to MSKHLKRLVAPDSWHIPKKVKKFVSKTAPGPHNAQAMPIGVWLREHAKLANNMKEVKQILSQRAVIVNGKPVSDPKLGIGVFDIIAIPKIGRYYRIQLDMRGRLVSVEIPEEAAQARLCRIRDKTIVRGGKVQLNLNYGANVIADNTYKPKDSIVLTLGGENRFTITDHFPFAIGNTAMIIGGRHSGKIGTVVEITKTPSSVPNRVTLEDTGSNTRFDTIEEYIFMVGKSGYVPGELKLEAEE
- a CDS encoding 50S ribosomal protein L5 produces the protein MTAMQDIYIDKVIVHMGVGESGERLVKAEDIVKAITGQKPVRTIAKRTQPAFGIRKGAPIGCKVTLRRKTAESFVETALAIIERNLATSQFDRTGNVSFGIEEHTDFPGMSYDPTIGIYGMDINVVLERKGVRIARRSVERRKLPAKQKVSKDEAIAFMRERYQVEV
- a CDS encoding 30S ribosomal protein S14, which produces MAEQKTNTPEGSSVKKFGRGANECRICARKQGLVRRYNIYFCRQCFREWASKMGFKKMN
- a CDS encoding 30S ribosomal protein S8; amino-acid sequence: MARLNPIADAMCSIKNAGDVGKSEVYIEPASKLLGAMLRIMEEKNYIAGFEFIEDGRGGQFRVQLRGTINKCGAVSQRFAVGLDEMEYWESQFLPAKNFGILIVSTSRGVMSHEQARAEGIGGQLLGYVY
- a CDS encoding 50S ribosomal protein L6, with amino-acid sequence MGITRTVEIPGDVTVTLEGTILKVSGPKGSNERDMRYPQIKIVIENDELVISTRSDKKQFLAMCGTIAAHSKNMIRGVREGFEYNMKVVYSHFPIQMKLQNDRLEINNFLGEKQPRIAKIVPGVTVKVGNDEVTVSGIDKEKVGNTAANIEHATRITKRDPRVFQDGIYIIEKA
- a CDS encoding 50S ribosomal protein L32e — protein: MEMEERKRLIRVRSQHNKPSFKRRGLAQKKQLEDTWRRPRGLHNKQRRQFKAKGAIPQAGYGSPAAVRGFHPSGYEEVLVFAPSELAGVNPETQAVRIGGTVGGRKRVIIQEQALRLGLKVLNAKAVTAPETESAPEVSENE
- a CDS encoding 50S ribosomal protein L19e, with translation MSDLANQKRISASILKCGLNRVWLDPERMADIEAAISRDDLRGLIDEGAIKARRVKGNSRGRARETIAKRAYGHRKGPGSRKGAAGARNPSKRVWIRKIRAQRRVLREMRDDGTIERPLYRLMYRRSSGGQFRSVAHLKAQVELQAGRMK
- a CDS encoding 50S ribosomal protein L18 — translated: MATGPRYFVPFRRRKEGKTDYYKRMNLLVADAPRMVVRKTNRQIIVQLVVPEMIGDKTLVAAYSSELAAYGYEGSTSNTPAAYLTGMLFAAKALNAGYDEAILDIGLHRAKPGARVFAALKGAVDAGLEVPYGESILPDESRLKGTHIAEYAPERAGNLVENVEKVADAIMKELA
- a CDS encoding 30S ribosomal protein S5, whose product is MAYEQVEWVPLTGLGRAVAAGEITSIDEVLASGHPIKEPQIVDALLPDLEDEVLDINMVQRMTDSGRRVKFRAVVVVGNRNGYVGFGQGKDAQVGNAIQKAIADAKLNVLKVRRGCGSWECGCDLSHSIPVEVTGKAGSVKVTLKPAPQGLGLVTGDISKKVLQLAGIKDVWAFTKGQTRTTINFAKATFEALKQTNMVRIGGFE
- a CDS encoding 50S ribosomal protein L30 — its product is MYAVVQVRGVVNTGREIKDTLKMLRLHHINHCVIVPDTPAYLGMIRKVKDFVAYGEVDAETLATVLRTRGRLTGDQKLTDEYIRENTRFGSIEEYAQALVNGDADIKDVAEMKPVLRLHPPRKGYKTIKRTFQQGGALGYYGCEINDLLHKMR
- a CDS encoding uL15m family ribosomal protein, producing the protein MPVNKRSKYRGSRTCGGGTHKNRRGAGNRGGRGRAGHRDHRFSHFLLYGELHNGKHGFVSKTGVSVNALDIGAIDQMVSALLESGLATEEGDLVTIDASDIGIEKVLGGGKVTRKLNISAGAFSERAKAKIEEMGGQATTA
- the secY gene encoding preprotein translocase subunit SecY; translated protein: MASLLDRLEPLLAAMPAVKSPEGHVHFKNKLLWTLGILLLYFVLTNITVFGLSPESQDFFAFYRALLAGASGSLLHLGIGPIVTASIVLQLLKGADILQIDTSEARGQVMYMGLQKMLILVMIVIEAIPMIVGGSMLPDPAVAIGLFGGNTAIVSLLIFIQICIGGVLVMFMDEVVTKWGVGSGVGLFIVAGVSEGLVNGFLNWEAVSDQFPVGFFPRLFSIAMEGGNFLEYFGTDVLALITTLAIFLIVVYVESTRIEIPLAHTAVRGARARFPVKLIYASVLPMILVRVLQANIQMIGMFLSNVGITIFGEFQGQTPVSGLMYYLAPINSPQDWMWWLSDLGHAPWEILIRMGVDITFMVVGGAVFALFWIKTAGLDSKDVARQIQMSGMHIPGYRRNAQVLEKYLDRYIPRVTIIGGAFIGVLSVVANLFGVIGAVGGTGLLLAVSITYRLYEEIASQQIMEMYPFMRQFFGKE